One Ostrea edulis chromosome 6, xbOstEdul1.1, whole genome shotgun sequence genomic window, aggtCTGAATAATTCAAACACCTTGTATCAATCTATGCAAAAGATGTCTGACCATCAGTCATCATGGTCATGGCAGGGTGGTACCTGAATATCAATTGATCTCTTTTCGTAATCTTTATTATTGATCTGTTCTCGATTTAGCAATGTCACATGAAGTACTTGAGGGGTACAATTGATTTGTACAGTtttcatatttgaatactaATTCATATAGCGTAATTGTAGTCGTAACTTCCCCTCTACCATGTGCGGTGTTTTGACCACTGTTGACGTCTAAGCATGTCTAAACTCATATTTACAGATAgccaatgaaaattaaattcgACAGTACGATTGATAAATGTAGAAAcatttcattccttaaataatgaaatatgaataagtacaatttttttaatgaaacaaGTCTAGCTGGGCTGTACCTGTTCAGAATTCCTTTCCCCCCAAAACCTCTGTTTTTCGGTGTTTTCGTGTTGTCAAGCCGCCAAATGTACCTTCAAATATAGAAGAGTTCGTCTCACCTGCCGGAAGTGTGCTTACCGGAACTTCCTTTTCAGTCGCCGAAAGCAGAATAACTTCAGCATGTGAGTATCGACGACACAATCTAACCGAATCTTCCTCGAATTCTTGTGTTCCAAATCACGAAACATGGCTAAATGAAATGaagattaatttgtttttctgtTGTTGACGTCCATTTTTATCGAAATACTTCGCATCTACTAAATTTACTTCTTTAAATGTGACAACAAAAACatttatgctttaaaaatatatatataccaacgTAAATGTGACTGtcgaatatttttttatacTCGTAGGTTTAGTTGAAAATGTCATGCCAGGTTTTGCCCAATGTTTATCATTAAATCTATTCACATTTTTGGGGAGGGGAGGGATTTGAGAAAATTGGTCGGTGTATAGGCTTATAggataatatgttttacggcgtgaccgtgtttgagggcgaagcaaaaaagttttggcattagtatctatatccaaaacaggacaaaaataacccgaagttagcacgcggacggagctgtatcaaagcatcccaattttggacatttgatccgcctatatattgaacgcgggaaatataacgcaatcgatgtaaacagtacattgtgacgtcatattcagcgtcgttatttagcaaatttacagcgtttgaaccaaaacaaaaaacatggcgttaatcgtggagtgattatatatgattaaggaaataagatttacaggtttttacggattttatgtaacatctcagaacgacgtgaactagggtagacgagattcaaaatggaagaatacatgtccacgcggtaatattcgaatcgacgccattggtaccaaacttttcaagttccataggtatggtttaatttttcattattttcccatattttccttttaaacatgtatatacgtgttacctatagggagagctccgctctcacggcccttcgggccgtgagagggcttcgccctctaatatgtatacggtgtgaccgttggaccgagcgaagaatgtactggtcattggagtgtcccaagtggtaatcataattccgttaagtacaatagattatgattcatttaaaaatatatattttgaatgaaattttcattgCGCTAAACACGCAGTAACATCTCagtattaaaggggtttatatggggacaacagttttacgggatccgcctattcattgaacgcgggaaataaaacgcaagacGACGTAAACAGTGCATCGTGACGTCACATTTTGCCTCGACTTTTTcgttttcaaagcaaacaatcataaacaaaaataatacattccgtatgcaatgaaaaggcggttaaaactaaacaaaattaaccaatggATTCAAAATTGTGGTgaaaaaaagtaaccgtaattttatcgtatattcttattcaaagaaactcatgaactcgttcatctatttagtcgtattacggttttatatgtatttatttgctaaaacctgtaccaatgataattatactattcactttgaacaaactgagtgtttaaattacgaattgcacgtcagagtcttctattattggcattcaaaataaaacacgaataactgttgaagcaggtaatgaaaaaataaatggcggcgcccatatggatcacgaaaatttcagtgaacgtatatagagattatctctttttcttttgctgattttgacttttttcttttacatacgtgttacctttagagccttgcttcgcggacgggccttcggcccgtccgagcttcgctcggtattaacCTATTTCCAAAATATACGTGGGTACTGATTCTCTTTTCCTGggattgtttaaatattttatatgcaATCACCATTTTAGATCAGTAATTTGTGTACTTTTAGTATGCCAACCGAAGCAGTCGAGAAACCCATCGACGACACCAAGCCCGAGGAGGCTTCAGGGTCAGGGACCGAGTCCGACAGCGATGATGACGTCCCTGATCTGGAGGACGGAGATATGCAGCAACAGAGCcaggtaaaaatgaaaaatgggTTAATGAATGTTTAAATTTAAGAAATTATATTATAAACAGCAAGGCAAAAAGTAGAGAGATCTGGCACATATTGAAATTCATCATACCaaggcagttttttttttttttaaaggtcttgatttcaagggtcAGGGCCAttccaattgggaaaaacagcggcatttgcttgaaattgggggGAAATATTTCATAGAAATAAGGAGAAACCCAATTCAGAGTGCTTTAAGGTATAATTGGgctccttctgactttcaatttggtcaaagcttgcctcattcaaataagcagaggccaaaaaatCAGGTTTACTTAAGACTTGATTTATGAACGATTTGCCTTCCcgcttgatttgttttcattgtttgggaatttcaaagcataaattggggaaaatacctgctttttagcattgggaatggggtcTTATTTTGGCCTCCTACAGACCCTTAAAAAAATTCCAGCAAGGAATGACTTGATGATAGCAACTGCTCAAGcatgaatggaaaaaaaaatagacaAAAGTTTCCCACATGTACACAGTCAGGCTTATGATGTTAAACGTCAAGTGTTTAAAGCATTTTAGACGAATCAGATTTGAGTAATAAAATGGAAGTTGTTCATTGTTTGACTGTAATTTTTTGTGGTGGTACACTCTGCTCGTTTCTCTGTAGGTGGCTGCTGCAGCTGGTATCCCAGAGGAACTGGTCAGCAAAGCTAAACAGAGTCGTAGTGAGAAGAAAGCCAGGAAAGCAATGTCTAAACTGGGTATGGCCGGGAGCTGACCACATGGTCCAGTACAAGTTCATTATAGACATTTTCTTCATAGCAATGTCGAGGGTTCATATGGAAAAAGAAACTGACCACATGGTCTAgtggaatttgaacagaaaaatAGTTATCATTCACTGTCATCTAGTTTAACAGTAGGACAGTAACTCCATTTTGTTATTTTGATGATTGAGGTGAAAGGTTAGAATTGATATTATTAAAGCATGcttgacatttttctttttatcaatgttttaattCTCAACATTTTTTCCCTGCAGGTTTAAAACAGATTCAAGGAGTAACCAGAGTGACCATAAGAAAATCCAAGAACATTTTATTTGTCATCAACCGACCAGATGTGTACAAAAGCCCAGCATCAGATACCTACATCGTGTTCGGTGAAGCTAAGGTATGGGGGGGTTTAAGTCTGGTGTGAAATTCACCATGATCTACTGGTCTCGAGTATCATCATCATGCACTGTGAATCTGAACTCTGGTATAGAACTAAATCTGTTGTATGCTGGATTCGGATGTTTCATTCTGTAAAGCCCTGATGCTGTTGACAGTGTGTAGAACTAATTCTGTTGTATGTGGCTGGATTCAGATGTTTTATCCGAGGAAGGTCACGTCCACACTAACTGCACTGGGGCGACATAAAGCACATGACCATAGTGCTGACTATTTATACTATGTACACAGTCAGTCTCCTGTCCATGTCACAGACTAATTCCTGGATCCTCCTTGGTCCAtttggtgattttttttgtttttcgtgGGAACTCGTGATTTCCACAACGATAAAAGAAGATTGATTTCTCAATAGTTAGAAGCATTTATTGGTGGAAGATGATGCTTTTTCATTGGATGTTATTAATTTGTTGCCTAAAATATTATTTCTTACCAGGAAATGTTAATATTGAGAattgtttaattcataaaaagCTGTTAtgttttcatcaatatttcagTGAATACTAATACTCTGTTGTTTTGTAGATTGAAGATCTGAGTCAACAAGCCCAAATGGCAGCTGCAGAAAAGTTTAAGACACCTGAGAATCCCGCCGGCCTTGGAGGAGAGGTATCCAGCACTGTATCACAGCCCATCCCTGAGGAGTCTGAGGATGAAGGAGAGGTAAttgtgatatatacacacagagATCACTGAAAAGGGCAAGTCGCATCTGATCGCAGATATACAAAGGGAGAAGTCATTTTATCATGTGGCACCATCAGCATAGAAGGAGATGTTACTGTAGATCCATCAGAATAGAGGGAGAGATTATAGATACACACTTGGACagtctttttttttaactcgGAATAGAATGAAAGTTATTTCAACTAATGTAGATACCCAGGGGGTGAAGTTTAGTAAGCATTGATAAAGGGAGAAGTTGTAAGTGCACAATGTGGAAAATCATTATAGGACAGTCTGAGTTGAAAAGGGGAGAGGTAATTGTAGATAGAGGGAAAAGTCGTACAATCTGAGGAGAAGGAGCATTATTGTTTATACCAAAGAAGTTATCCTGTACATACCAGTTTATTTTCTATACTACTTGCATTTATACGGGAAAATTAAGATGACCGAATTCACACATAAAGGCCAGTGCTTGTAATGATGAGAGAACTTTCCCCAACTTATCGACAGATGCTGATAACAATGCTGTCTAGTCAAGCCAAAGTCTCTGATGCaagcaaacttttaaagataaGA contains:
- the LOC125683849 gene encoding nascent polypeptide-associated complex subunit alpha-like isoform X2; amino-acid sequence: MPTEAVEKPIDDTKPEEASGSGTESDSDDDVPDLEDGDMQQQSQVAAAAGIPEELVSKAKQSRSEKKARKAMSKLGLKQIQGVTRVTIRKSKNILFVINRPDVYKSPASDTYIVFGEAKIEDLSQQAQMAAAEKFKTPENPAGLGGEVSSTVSQPIPEESEDEGEVDESGVESKDIELVMSQANVSRSKAVKALRNNSNDIVNAIMELTM
- the LOC125683849 gene encoding nascent polypeptide-associated complex subunit alpha-like isoform X1, coding for MPTEAVEKPIDDTKPEEASGSGTESDSDDDVPDLEDGDMQQQSQVAAAAGIPEELVSKAKQSRSEKKARKAMSKLGLKQIQGVTRVTIRKSKNILFVINRPDVYKSPASDTYIVFGEAKIEDLSQQAQMAAAEKFKTPENPAGLGGEVSSTVSQPIPEESEDEGEVDESGVESKDIELVMSQANVSRSKAVKALRNNSNDIVNAIMVSFIHNVLLQNNKILQKHS